Within the Miscanthus floridulus cultivar M001 chromosome 2, ASM1932011v1, whole genome shotgun sequence genome, the region GTCTCAGCCTCAgtcgctctctctctccctcccgggGCCTAGCGAGCTCGTCAGCTGCAGTACCTTGCTCCGCCTCCGAGCCCGGCGCGGCGGCGCGAGCGAGCGGGATCTGCTCTCACGAGCGCGTGGCCGTCCATGGGCTGGCCGCCGAGCAGCGCCTGGGGCCGGCGACGACGGGGCATGTCCGCCGCCCTGCTGCTCTTCGTCCTCCTGCTGCTCTTCTCCGCCTTCGGTATTGCACTAAGCCACTctcacacacacgcacgcacgcacacggCCGCAGCACATGCCGAGCCTGAGCTGTCTTGTCTTGTCTTGCCTTTCTGCAGGGAcgtgcacgccggcgagggggagcGGCGGGGTggcgccgacgacgacgaccaaGGAGGACGGGTACTTCTGGTCCTGGGACGggagcggcgcggcggcgcggcgggggcTGGTGGGGCCGGGGTCGTCGCCGCCCACGTGCCGCAGCCGCTGCGGGGGCTGCCACCCCTGCCGCCCCGTCCACGTCGCCATCCAGCCCGGCCGGATCTTCCCGCTCGAGTACTACCCGGAGGCCTGGCGCTGCAAGTGCGGCAACAAGCTCTTCATGCCCTGATCGAACCCCTGACCCGGCAACGGCGGCGCCACCTCTCCCTGCTGCGCACACGCtgatgctggtgctggtgctggcgcTGGTGCTTCGCTGGAGCTCACTCTACAGCCACGACGATGCAGCTGCTGCCTGCACGTACTGCACGCAGGGGACTAGAGGAGGCTAGCTCTactggtgctgctgctggtgtAGAGAGGGACATGGAGAAACACggcaaggaaaaaaaaaagaaggttCTTGGTGAGAAGAGGACACGAGACGAACAAGAAATTTGCCCGAGATAACAGACCATGGAACATGGATGGAGGCCTCGATTCTAGTACCATTCTAATGATTGGAAGAACATTTGCAGAGTTCTTGGAGGCTGATACACGAGCTAGTCTGATACTCCCTACTCTATGTTGTAAGTAACCGGTTGTGTGTTGTGAGTACAAAGAGAGAGACGTCGGTGTCGCCATTTTTGTTCTTCTTTTTCTGCCTTCTGCTTCCTGCCGTTTCCTTTCGCTACAATTCTTGGGATGTAGTCCCTGCGATTATGATCTGTGCTGTGATTCTGTGGACTTCTTGGTCGTTCGGACATACTGACTTTTATGCGATTATGATCTGTGCGATGGTCATCCAAGCATAATAACTTTGATCATCTTGTACTCTTAAGTTATTCTAAATCTTTGTCATCTCGTTGCTCTGGATAGATCGAGCTAGGGGATGAGACCTGAAAACCATTTCTTCCTTCAGGCCCTTGCCTGTCATCAGGGCAGGGTTGTCTAATCTCATCTTATGGCCAGTGCATCCGTGCAGTCAGGAGGTACTGAAAACCAGATCATATCCGTTTGGTTGTAAATGATTTATAAGCTCATTAAAGATGTGGGTCCCACGTAGAAAAgtgtgacttataagttttaagaaggatgaaccaacttaaaacttataagtagGAGTGACTTATAAATAAA harbors:
- the LOC136540621 gene encoding EPIDERMAL PATTERNING FACTOR-like protein 4, coding for MGWPPSSAWGRRRRGMSAALLLFVLLLLFSAFGTCTPARGSGGVAPTTTTKEDGYFWSWDGSGAAARRGLVGPGSSPPTCRSRCGGCHPCRPVHVAIQPGRIFPLEYYPEAWRCKCGNKLFMP